From the Lysinibacillus fusiformis genome, the window CGACAAATAGGCTCCAGCGTTGGAAGAACATTTCATTGGATTGCGCTAGTATGGTCGCTTTATCTGTAAACTTCAGGGCTGGCCAGCGCTCTTCCAAGAATGATAGCTCCGCCAATGCCTGCTCAGGGTGAGATGTTTCGACCATAATGTCTTCGATGATTAGGTGATCCTGCGCCGTGAGGAATGATGACCAATCAACGATTATATCAGCACGTTGAATAGGTGTATCGGTAATTCCTATAATTTGTAATTCACCGGTTGGCATATCCTGCTGGGCAGCAAAATCATAGGAACCTATCGTTAGACGATCACCCACTGATAAATGATGACGTTCGGCAAAGTGCTTTGTCACCACGAGACCATCCTGCAAATTTCCACCCTCAATTTCAGGCAATTTCTTTAATTGCATAAATTTCTCGATATCAATGATTGTATAGTTTTCTGGTAGCCATTCTTCGCCGAGTTGTAGGGCAATATACGCATTATTACTTTGTGCATACGCATACTGCACGCTCGGCACTGCTTCAATTTCCTCTATAATAGCAGGTGTGATGGTTGGATCATTTAATTCATTATTAATCTTTACGGCTGTTTCGTATTGTGATTCCGTGTAGGCAAGGTCGTTGAGCTGTAAGGTTTTCATTAATGAGCTGCCAAAGGTTAAAATGACCATTAATCCAATAATGCTGAGCACCACGGGCATATTTTTGCGTACTTGTGGCATGAGCTGCTGGCACGCTAAATAGGCTTCTTTGCCAAGTACCTTTCGAATCGGCTTTAAAGCCAGATGAAGGATGACTGTAAATAGATAGGGGATTAGTAACAGTAAAATCCCACATACGAGTAATGTCCCGAGTAGAATAAATAAGGCACCTTGATCGCTTCCTGTCCCAGCTAAATAGGCTTGTAAAAAGAATAGTAAAGCGATCACACCTACAATACTGACGATGATTGCTTTCCATTTTGTCCAACGAAGATGTAAATGTTCATTTTCTGAAGCGATTTGTAATGGCAATAGTCTGGAACTTTTAGCTACTTGCCATTTTGTCATCATCTGCAGAATCAAGAAGCTGGAAAGGGCAATCAATAGTATAAATCCAATAGGAAGCTCTGTTTTAGCATTAGGTAAATGCAACAAGCTAATTAATTGTGGCAGCCAGATTTTTATCACCACAAGGCTCAGCGTTGTTCCAAGCATAACACCAAAGCTAATGATCAGTGAGAGTTGGAGCTTAACAATACGTCCAACCTGTTTTACTGATGCCCCGAGAGCCCGTAAAATCATTAGTTGCTCTTTGATTTTATAGAATAATAGCTGGAATGTGGACAGCAATAGGACGCTTGAAATGAGTAAAATAAAAACAGATAGTACAATCATAAAAACCATTAAGCTCTGTAAATTTCTTTTAAATACATCGTAATCACTCATAACATCAACACGTAATGTTGCATCGAGTTGTTTGATTTCTGCACCTACTGCCTTGGCACGACCCTCATCTGTTTTCATGAGCGCAAATATGCCTGCCGTTTGTGGCTGACTATTGTTCATCCATGCTTTGACAACATCATTAGCTAAGAGGATGATATTAGGACTGTCAGTGCCTTTCATAGTCGGTAAAATTTCTTGCACGATAAAATCCTTTGATTGAATATGAATGGAGTCCCCAACGCGTTTATTGAAAAGACGGGCAACATTTTCTGAAAGAATGGCATCGTTCGGTCCAAGATTGACCTCGAAATGGTAGCGGCTTTTCACAAGGTCATCATTTTCCACGCCAACGGTATAAAAAGCAGTGTGCTTTTCTTGTTCAACCATTGTATGAGCTAGCGATAAACTGGACACTTGTGTGACACCTGCTAGGGTAGAAAGCTCCTCTATTTGTGATGCTGTCAACAATTTTTGCTGATCGGGATTATAACCGACCATTAAGTCCATTTCTCCATACAATGCTTGGATGTCGGCCTTCATCTGGCTATTGGCATTCCAAATGTAGACGGTCATTGTCATCACCAGGCAAATCGAGATCGTAATAATACTAATACTTGTTAGGACATTTGCCCAAGCGGCACGAAATAGCTTGAGGGCAATATTGCGCATCGTAAACATTAGCGATCCCCCCTCGTAATTTGTTTGAATTTCATTAAAATACAATCCAAATCCTCTTCATTCTGCTGGTTTTGATAGGAATCCACAATTGCCCCATCATGGAAGAACAGTACCCGATTGGCATAGGTAGCTACATAGGGGTCATGTGTGACGAGTAAAATCGTTTGCTGGTTCGTTTTTTGCAGAGCAACGAGCAGCGCTAAAATTTCATCTGTTGTATGAACATCCAAAGCCCCTGTTGGCTCATCTGCCAGTAAAATAGGAGGGTTAGCAATAATCGCACGCGCAATGGCGACACGTTGCTTTTGTCCACCAGACAGCTCATGGGGTCGATGCTTTGCCCAAGCGGCGATATTCAAGGTTTCCATCATGTGCTGCACACGCACCTTAATCTCCTTGCTAGGAACATCATTTAAAATAAGGGGAAGTGCAATATTATCCTCGACGGTTAAATCCTTTAGCAGATGAAAGGATTGGAAGATAAAGCCGATATTTTCTTTTCGAAATTGCGATGCTTTTGGCTCTTGATAAATAGCGTGAGCTTCCTTGCCAAATAAAAATAATGCGCCGTCTGTTGGCTCATCAATGGCACTGATCATATTCAGAAGTGTGCTTTTACCAGAGCCGCTTGTCCCCATAATCGCTACCATTTCTCCTTGATAAATGGTGCAATGGATATTTTTCAAGGCATTCACAGTATGATGCTTTTGCTGATAAATTTTGGACATCCCTTCAACACGTAGCACTTCTGTTAACCGTCCTTCAGGGATGGGTATTGCATTAATGACTTCTTTCAGCGGATTGAACCCACTCATCGAGATATGCCCCCTTTAATTGTTGTCGTAATGCTTGCAAGCCACGGCGAATATATGTTTTCACGGTGCCTTCAGGACATTGCAAAATCGCCGCAATATCCTTGACCGAGTAGTCTTGATAAAATCGTAGCAATAGCACTGTTTTGTACTTTTCCTCGAGCTGGCAAAGAGCCTGCCATAAATCCAGCTCTTCTTCGATATATGTAGGGGATGAGCTTGTTAAATCCTCGAAAGTTTGTGGTTCAACAGGCATAACTGTATTTTTCTTCGCTATATAGGTTTTACAGCAATTAATCATAATTCGGATGAGCCAAGTAGCAAAATAGTGTGGCTCCTTTAATTGTGGCAAGCCCTCATAGGCTCGAATAATGGTTTGCTGAAAAACTTCTACGGCGTCGTTTTCATTTTGTACGTAGACATAGGCCATGCGATAAAGCTTATGCTGCTCCTGCTCAATTAGCTGATAAAATGCTTGCTCATCACCTTGTTGGGCTAAGGCTACAAGAGATTGTTGGGTGCACGTAATGAAAATCGCCTCCTTTTCGACCATTAGACTCAGCAAGTCGTCATTTCGATTCAAGTTTTTTATTTTTATTGAGAAACTTAATAAGCATACCCATTTAATAGTAGGTTATCAATTTATTGCTATAATGATAGTGGCTTAATCGAAAAAAAGGAGTGAGTTTATGAGCAGAAAGCCTATTTATGTCGAGATAGACATCCAGGCGCCTATAGAAAAAGCATGGGATTATACACAAAATCCTCAGTTGCATGAGCAATGGGATTTACGTTTTACATCCATTACCTATAGTCCGAAAAAATCACCTGAGGAGCCACAGCGTTTTACCTATGAAACGAAGGTCATGCCAGGCTTACAGGTAAGCGGCTGGGGAGAAAGCAAGGGGGAGCATCATAAAGAAAATGGCACGCGAACATCCTCTCTGCATTTTGGCACGCCTCAAAAGCGCTCACCTATAGCGGAGGGAAAGGGCTATTGGCAATATATCCCGCATCAACAGGGGCTGACATTTTTAACTCAATATGATTATGACACACGCTATGGCAAGCTTGGCACATTCTTTGATCTATTTTTTCGCCCATTAATGGGGTGGGCGACGGCACTCAGCTTTGATGTATTAAAAAGATGGCTAGAAAAAGGAGAAAATCCTGCTGCCCAGTATAGACGATTCTTTTTAACCATGCTCATGCGTATATTCTTTTGCTTTGTCTGGTTCTATCATGGTCTTGTACCGAAGATTGTCCATCTGCATCCGCAGGAATTAAAGATGACGGCTTCATTACTAAACCATGCAGATCAGCTAGTGGTGTGGATAGGGGTTGCAGAAATCCTTTTTGCCTTGTGTTGGCTTTACCCGCGAGGAAAACGCTGGCTCTTTGGCATACAAATCATTGTTTTTCCACTCTTGACGATCGCTGCTATTGGTGCGGACCCGACAAGTATTCAAGCTCCCTTTAATCCACTCACCTTTAATAGCGCTTTATGGGTGTTGTCAATCATCGGATTTAGCTTAAGTAAAGATGTCCCAAGTGCCAAAAGCTGTAAAAGAAAGCGAGGACAACAAGGATGACGATCTATCAAACATTTTTAGGGGATGATTTTGCAAGACTTCATCCGATGCTACAACAGCGTTATGCGTTACCGATTGATGAACCATTTTTTGCTCAGGGTGTGATGCATCAAATAAAATCTGGTGCTAAATGGATGCGTCTCTTTTATACGCTGGCAGCGAAAACGCAATTTCTGTTCCCTGAGTCAGGGGAGAATGTTCCCTTTACCATTTCGAATACATGCCGAGCTCTGCCGAGTGGGGTACTGGAGGTGCTATGGGAGCGCACCTTTTATTTCCCACAGAAGACAAGGCATTTTGATGCAAGGATGACCATTGATCCAATCCGAAAAATTGTGAAAGATTATTTAGGCACACCTTCTCTTTTTTATTCCGATTTGCACTTTACGGTGACACGAGAGGGAACGTTAGTTATTCGTTCAGGTAAACAGCGTTTTGTCCTCTCTCGTTTCGAATGCCCCATGCCTAGATTGATAGAGGGGCGGGTCATTGTGGAGGAGGGCTTTGATGAATCGAAAAATGTCTTCACCATTCATGTCTCCATCCATAATCCATTAATAGGGAGGCTCATGATGTATGCTGGAGAATTTACGCAACAATCGAAGTAATTTCATTTTTTTACTGGGGATTATGTTCACGGTAATTTGCTTTGTACTTAGTGGACAACCCAGTTACTTTTGGTTACTCACAGCTGCTCAACTGATTTTCGTCCCCACCATGGTCTCCGTGGTTGTGGATGTTCAGAAAGCGGGCAAAGCCATCATTGTTGGGATGATGCTAGCTGTTACACTGCTGCATGGGTGGACGGATGGCTTATTGGCTAATGTGCTGGCAGGTATGTATTTACTGTATACCTTCTATATAGCCATACAAGGCGTGAAAAGGTTTTTACAGCGAGGATTTACGAATAGTGCAGAGTTTGCGATTGACATGGGGCTTTTCTATCTAGCTCTTGGTGGTTTGTGGTTTTTCGCCTATGTCGCCAACATTGATACTGGCTTTTCACCATTAATAACGTGGTTAACGGCCATTCACTTTCATTATTCCGCTTGTTTATTACCCATTTCAGTCGGACTTTTGGGTCGATTACATGATAGTAGCGGGTATCGTGTCATGGTGATGATTTTGCTGGCAGGACCACTCCTTGTTGCGATGGGTATTGCCTTTTCCAGACTCATCGAAATCATCGCAGTTGCTCTTTATATCTTCGCTATCTATGGCTTGTTTTTCGTTGCACTCAAAACAAAGCTTCCGTTTGGGCAGGGGCTATTGCTGAGGATTTCCTATGGAGCGCTCTGTCTGACGATTCTTGGATCTTGTCTGTATGTTTACAGTCGTGTCAGTGGCAACTTTTCCATTGGCATTCCACAAATGCTCCAATTCCATGGTGTAATCAATGGTGTTT encodes:
- a CDS encoding DoxX-like family protein; its protein translation is MSRKPIYVEIDIQAPIEKAWDYTQNPQLHEQWDLRFTSITYSPKKSPEEPQRFTYETKVMPGLQVSGWGESKGEHHKENGTRTSSLHFGTPQKRSPIAEGKGYWQYIPHQQGLTFLTQYDYDTRYGKLGTFFDLFFRPLMGWATALSFDVLKRWLEKGENPAAQYRRFFLTMLMRIFFCFVWFYHGLVPKIVHLHPQELKMTASLLNHADQLVVWIGVAEILFALCWLYPRGKRWLFGIQIIVFPLLTIAAIGADPTSIQAPFNPLTFNSALWVLSIIGFSLSKDVPSAKSCKRKRGQQG
- a CDS encoding DUF4166 domain-containing protein, producing the protein MTIYQTFLGDDFARLHPMLQQRYALPIDEPFFAQGVMHQIKSGAKWMRLFYTLAAKTQFLFPESGENVPFTISNTCRALPSGVLEVLWERTFYFPQKTRHFDARMTIDPIRKIVKDYLGTPSLFYSDLHFTVTREGTLVIRSGKQRFVLSRFECPMPRLIEGRVIVEEGFDESKNVFTIHVSIHNPLIGRLMMYAGEFTQQSK
- a CDS encoding ABC transporter permease — protein: MFTMRNIALKLFRAAWANVLTSISIITISICLVMTMTVYIWNANSQMKADIQALYGEMDLMVGYNPDQQKLLTASQIEELSTLAGVTQVSSLSLAHTMVEQEKHTAFYTVGVENDDLVKSRYHFEVNLGPNDAILSENVARLFNKRVGDSIHIQSKDFIVQEILPTMKGTDSPNIILLANDVVKAWMNNSQPQTAGIFALMKTDEGRAKAVGAEIKQLDATLRVDVMSDYDVFKRNLQSLMVFMIVLSVFILLISSVLLLSTFQLLFYKIKEQLMILRALGASVKQVGRIVKLQLSLIISFGVMLGTTLSLVVIKIWLPQLISLLHLPNAKTELPIGFILLIALSSFLILQMMTKWQVAKSSRLLPLQIASENEHLHLRWTKWKAIIVSIVGVIALLFFLQAYLAGTGSDQGALFILLGTLLVCGILLLLIPYLFTVILHLALKPIRKVLGKEAYLACQQLMPQVRKNMPVVLSIIGLMVILTFGSSLMKTLQLNDLAYTESQYETAVKINNELNDPTITPAIIEEIEAVPSVQYAYAQSNNAYIALQLGEEWLPENYTIIDIEKFMQLKKLPEIEGGNLQDGLVVTKHFAERHHLSVGDRLTIGSYDFAAQQDMPTGELQIIGITDTPIQRADIIVDWSSFLTAQDHLIIEDIMVETSHPEQALAELSFLEERWPALKFTDKATILAQSNEMFFQRWSLFVGVFVILIAATALGVLQTLLHTIYTKRSDYAIQRLIGLSPNGLMKLILTQVLSFVLYGLTVGTLLGLVLTRMLGFIDEGSPMSYDFLTLGITSITLLGATLIVFTLQGYWISRQKLANEIVEI
- a CDS encoding YndJ family protein; its protein translation is MLENLRNNRSNFIFLLGIMFTVICFVLSGQPSYFWLLTAAQLIFVPTMVSVVVDVQKAGKAIIVGMMLAVTLLHGWTDGLLANVLAGMYLLYTFYIAIQGVKRFLQRGFTNSAEFAIDMGLFYLALGGLWFFAYVANIDTGFSPLITWLTAIHFHYSACLLPISVGLLGRLHDSSGYRVMVMILLAGPLLVAMGIAFSRLIEIIAVALYIFAIYGLFFVALKTKLPFGQGLLLRISYGALCLTILGSCLYVYSRVSGNFSIGIPQMLQFHGVINGVFFGGVGVIAWLMAVPPTTQRPFEFPVSQIRGKLRHKNIPHSGLVDALQDFVDTAKLPPVIPHFYEHTTSYRLLATVQWKTWFRPFAFLYQGLSRFLQQLNLPFSSKQIEMTGSIVQVDSVQDSRPSPRAWIRTMHQQTVFVAIYSKHTSNETTYMNIALPLPFSTMVGILYAYEENGQLHLTSRHDGDAGIYLAIGKNVMRLPLQEHFQIAAVDDKTLTARHQMTLWGIPFLQIDYHIERNV
- a CDS encoding RNA polymerase sigma factor, whose amino-acid sequence is MNRNDDLLSLMVEKEAIFITCTQQSLVALAQQGDEQAFYQLIEQEQHKLYRMAYVYVQNENDAVEVFQQTIIRAYEGLPQLKEPHYFATWLIRIMINCCKTYIAKKNTVMPVEPQTFEDLTSSSPTYIEEELDLWQALCQLEEKYKTVLLLRFYQDYSVKDIAAILQCPEGTVKTYIRRGLQALRQQLKGAYLDEWVQSAERSH
- a CDS encoding ABC transporter ATP-binding protein translates to MSKIYQQKHHTVNALKNIHCTIYQGEMVAIMGTSGSGKSTLLNMISAIDEPTDGALFLFGKEAHAIYQEPKASQFRKENIGFIFQSFHLLKDLTVEDNIALPLILNDVPSKEIKVRVQHMMETLNIAAWAKHRPHELSGGQKQRVAIARAIIANPPILLADEPTGALDVHTTDEILALLVALQKTNQQTILLVTHDPYVATYANRVLFFHDGAIVDSYQNQQNEEDLDCILMKFKQITRGDR